The following proteins are co-located in the Sebastes umbrosus isolate fSebUmb1 chromosome 24, fSebUmb1.pri, whole genome shotgun sequence genome:
- the LOC119483453 gene encoding gamma-glutamylaminecyclotransferase B-like isoform X2 — protein MARVFVYGTLKQGQPNYYRMFDSANGKAEFLASACTVQKYPLIIASKYNIPFLLNIPGRGHRVRGEIYKVDDKMLEFLDDFESVPSMYQRTQVQLEVEEWVGKTEGEERPAAGSITEAFVYNTTTYQPDWPSLPSYESYDSNGDHGLQYAIREGRD, from the coding sequence ATGGCTCGTGTCTTCGTCTATGGCACCCTGAAACAGGGGCAGCCCAACTACTACCGCATGTTTGACAGCGCCAATGGTAAGGCAGAGTTCCTCGCCTCGGCCTGCACCGTCCAGAAATACCCGCTAATCATCGCCAGCAAGTACAACATCCCTTTCCTCCTCAACATCCCAGGCCGGGGTCACCGAGTCCGAGGAGAGATCTACAAAGTGGACGACAAGATGCTGGAGTTCCTGGATGACTTTGAAAGCGTTCCCAGCATGTACCAGCGGACGCAGGTGcagctggaggtggaggagtgggTGGGGAAGACGGAGGGTGAGGAGAGGCCGGCGGCGGGGAGCATCACGGAGGCGTTTGTGTACAACACGACGACGTACCAGCCCGATTGGCCCTCACTGCCCAGCTACGAGAGCTATGACTCAAATGGAGATCACGGGCTCCAGTACGCGATCAGAGAAGGACGAGACTGA
- the LOC119483453 gene encoding gamma-glutamylaminecyclotransferase B-like isoform X3, with translation MVSSCIHMARVFVYGTLKQGQPNYYRMFDSANGRGHRVRGEIYKVDDKMLEFLDDFESVPSMYQRTQVQLEVEEWVGKTEGEERPAAGSITEAFVYNTTTYQPDWPSLPSYESYDSNGDHGLQYAIREGRD, from the exons ATG GTGTCCTCCTGCATCCACATGGCTCGTGTCTTCGTCTATGGCACCCTGAAACAGGGGCAGCCCAACTACTACCGCATGTTTGACAGCGCCAATG GCCGGGGTCACCGAGTCCGAGGAGAGATCTACAAAGTGGACGACAAGATGCTGGAGTTCCTGGATGACTTTGAAAGCGTTCCCAGCATGTACCAGCGGACGCAGGTGcagctggaggtggaggagtgggTGGGGAAGACGGAGGGTGAGGAGAGGCCGGCGGCGGGGAGCATCACGGAGGCGTTTGTGTACAACACGACGACGTACCAGCCCGATTGGCCCTCACTGCCCAGCTACGAGAGCTATGACTCAAATGGAGATCACGGGCTCCAGTACGCGATCAGAGAAGGACGAGACTGA
- the LOC119483453 gene encoding gamma-glutamylaminecyclotransferase B-like isoform X1, with product MVSSCIHMARVFVYGTLKQGQPNYYRMFDSANGKAEFLASACTVQKYPLIIASKYNIPFLLNIPGRGHRVRGEIYKVDDKMLEFLDDFESVPSMYQRTQVQLEVEEWVGKTEGEERPAAGSITEAFVYNTTTYQPDWPSLPSYESYDSNGDHGLQYAIREGRD from the exons ATG GTGTCCTCCTGCATCCACATGGCTCGTGTCTTCGTCTATGGCACCCTGAAACAGGGGCAGCCCAACTACTACCGCATGTTTGACAGCGCCAATGGTAAGGCAGAGTTCCTCGCCTCGGCCTGCACCGTCCAGAAATACCCGCTAATCATCGCCAGCAAGTACAACATCCCTTTCCTCCTCAACATCCCAGGCCGGGGTCACCGAGTCCGAGGAGAGATCTACAAAGTGGACGACAAGATGCTGGAGTTCCTGGATGACTTTGAAAGCGTTCCCAGCATGTACCAGCGGACGCAGGTGcagctggaggtggaggagtgggTGGGGAAGACGGAGGGTGAGGAGAGGCCGGCGGCGGGGAGCATCACGGAGGCGTTTGTGTACAACACGACGACGTACCAGCCCGATTGGCCCTCACTGCCCAGCTACGAGAGCTATGACTCAAATGGAGATCACGGGCTCCAGTACGCGATCAGAGAAGGACGAGACTGA